A window of Calditerrivibrio sp. contains these coding sequences:
- a CDS encoding PD-(D/E)XK nuclease domain-containing protein, translated as DLDGFISVVSSIFASIPYDDGMRLNEGSFHTLFYLMVSAGGLPARSQMLNYSGRIDMVLEMRDKVYIFEFKCNQSAEVALNQIKEKDYHRQYLFSGKTIFLIGINFSTEKRNVQEFRSLKLS; from the coding sequence GATCTGGATGGATTTATCTCTGTTGTTAGCTCAATATTTGCCTCAATACCTTATGATGATGGGATGAGGCTTAATGAGGGTAGTTTTCACACGTTATTTTATCTTATGGTATCAGCTGGTGGCCTTCCAGCGAGGAGTCAGATGCTCAACTACAGTGGTAGGATAGATATGGTGTTGGAGATGAGGGATAAGGTGTATATCTTTGAGTTTAAGTGTAATCAGAGTGCAGAGGTTGCCCTTAATCAGATCAAGGAGAAGGACTATCATAGGCAGTACTTATTCAGCGGTAAGACCATATTCCTTATCGGCATAAATTTTAGTACCGAAAAGAGAAATGTCCAAGAGTTTAGATCACTAAAACTCAGCTAA
- a CDS encoding Maf family protein — protein sequence MYQKIILASGSPRRRELFTKLGINFQYVTSNTKEEFNETDPIEEQVMRVAAIKAYDVARIYDEAFIVAADTIVYCEGRILGKPKDVKDAQEMLRFLSGKKHEVITGVVVVNKNYKIHEQFYDKTDVYFKKLTDEMINWYIDSEEPMDKAGAYGIQGKGSLFVEKIYGNYDTVVGLPVGKLLEVFAKLGIRPYGGFHEI from the coding sequence ATGTATCAAAAGATTATACTGGCTAGTGGTTCACCGAGAAGGAGGGAGCTTTTTACAAAGTTGGGGATAAATTTTCAATATGTCACGAGTAACACCAAAGAGGAGTTTAATGAAACAGATCCCATAGAGGAACAGGTGATGAGGGTTGCAGCCATAAAGGCTTATGACGTAGCAAGGATCTATGATGAAGCTTTTATTGTGGCTGCGGATACTATAGTTTATTGTGAGGGCAGGATATTGGGTAAGCCTAAGGATGTGAAGGATGCCCAGGAAATGCTTAGGTTTTTGAGTGGTAAAAAGCATGAAGTGATTACTGGGGTGGTGGTTGTTAACAAAAATTATAAAATCCACGAACAGTTTTATGACAAAACAGATGTCTATTTCAAAAAGCTTACTGATGAGATGATCAATTGGTACATCGATTCGGAAGAGCCTATGGATAAAGCTGGTGCTTACGGTATTCAAGGTAAGGGTAGCCTGTTTGTGGAAAAGATTTATGGCAACTATGATACTGTTGTTGGATTACCTGTGGGGAAGCTTTTGGAGGTGTTTGCTAAGCTTGGAATAAGACCTTACGGGGGTTTTCATGAAATTTAA
- a CDS encoding long-chain-fatty-acid--CoA ligase — protein MKFNNLGEILSFNAKIRPNKTYIYFEGKKFTYSEVDELTNRIAKVFLKFGITKGDRVCILLENSPEFIITYFGIAKAGGIAVPLNTFLKEEEIQYIISNAEAKVLVTSSKFTDVVKHQKKLNSCLKNIFTFDHSDFESLNLYQLAMSESNSHPGVKINREDLAVFIYTSGTTGHPKGAMLTHNNLLSNVDACLQVFKIDHTYKVLLVLPMFHSYTFTASVLLPTYVGCGIIVLASIMELKKRSFKRILLFQRPNFFLGVPQIYTALARANIPSWFAKFLYPIKIHISGGAPLPEEIIKEFYNKFKKPIIEGYGLSEASPVVSVNPLNKQKPYSVGPALPGVEVKIVNDDEVEVPVGEVGELIVKGPNVMKGYWKMEDATALTIRNGWLFTGDLARLDEEGYIYIVDRKKDLIIVKGLNVYPREIEEYLYQYEGVEAAAVIGIPDKQSGEVPIAFIKPKEGAKVDINGLREYLKKHLANFKLPKSIYIKEDIPMTATGKVLKRKLKEMVLQEREQLQ, from the coding sequence ATGAAATTTAACAATTTAGGAGAGATCCTCTCTTTTAATGCAAAGATTAGGCCAAATAAGACGTATATATATTTTGAAGGGAAGAAGTTTACCTACAGTGAAGTAGATGAACTTACTAATAGAATAGCCAAAGTGTTTCTTAAGTTTGGTATTACAAAAGGGGATAGGGTTTGTATACTTTTAGAGAACTCTCCCGAGTTCATAATCACATACTTTGGCATTGCAAAAGCGGGGGGGATTGCTGTACCTCTTAATACTTTTCTTAAGGAGGAGGAGATACAGTATATCATTTCAAATGCTGAGGCAAAAGTGCTTGTTACCTCGTCGAAGTTCACCGATGTGGTAAAACATCAGAAGAAACTTAACAGTTGTTTAAAAAATATATTTACGTTTGATCATAGTGATTTCGAATCTTTAAACCTTTACCAGCTTGCAATGTCTGAATCGAACAGTCATCCCGGTGTAAAGATTAACCGGGAAGATCTTGCGGTGTTTATCTATACATCAGGGACAACTGGACACCCAAAAGGTGCGATGCTCACCCATAACAATCTATTGAGCAATGTGGACGCATGTTTGCAGGTGTTTAAGATTGATCATACCTACAAGGTGCTTTTGGTGCTACCGATGTTTCATTCCTATACGTTTACTGCAAGTGTATTGTTACCTACTTATGTGGGATGTGGTATTATAGTGCTAGCATCTATTATGGAGCTAAAGAAGAGATCTTTTAAAAGGATACTGCTTTTCCAAAGGCCTAACTTTTTTCTCGGTGTTCCTCAAATATACACAGCTCTTGCCAGAGCCAACATACCATCATGGTTTGCCAAGTTTCTTTATCCTATAAAAATTCATATAAGTGGTGGTGCACCTTTACCCGAGGAGATTATCAAAGAGTTTTATAATAAGTTTAAAAAACCTATTATCGAAGGGTATGGGCTTTCAGAGGCTTCTCCTGTCGTATCTGTAAACCCTTTGAATAAACAGAAACCATATTCTGTGGGGCCTGCTTTACCGGGTGTAGAGGTGAAGATAGTTAATGATGATGAGGTTGAAGTGCCTGTGGGTGAGGTGGGGGAGTTGATCGTCAAAGGCCCTAATGTTATGAAAGGTTATTGGAAGATGGAGGATGCTACAGCTCTTACAATAAGAAATGGATGGCTTTTTACCGGCGATTTAGCAAGATTGGATGAAGAGGGCTACATATATATAGTCGACAGAAAGAAAGATCTGATAATAGTAAAAGGGCTTAACGTGTATCCTAGGGAGATAGAGGAGTACCTGTATCAATATGAAGGTGTGGAGGCAGCTGCGGTTATTGGGATTCCGGATAAGCAGAGTGGTGAGGTACCTATAGCATTTATAAAACCAAAAGAGGGTGCAAAAGTAGATATAAATGGTTTAAGGGAGTATTTAAAGAAGCATTTGGCAAACTTTAAACTTCCCAAAAGTATTTATATTAAAGAAGATATCCCTATGACAGCTACAGGTAAAGTTTTGAAAAGGAAACTTAAAGAGATGGTGCTTCAAGAAAGGGAGCAGTTGCAATAA